Below is a genomic region from Tripterygium wilfordii isolate XIE 37 chromosome 12, ASM1340144v1, whole genome shotgun sequence.
TTTCCTcgttaatttaaaaaaacacatTGCTAATATAATATTCCTTCTCAAGTCTTCTTCACACCCTCCCCCTCTGTCTCCAACCAAAAACccacaatatatataaaaaaaaaccctgcgGATTTAGAGCCTCTTCTCTCTCACTCTAGCTTGTTATTCTGTCATGGCTGAAAGCTTGAGAATCACTGTGGAAAGGAACCTTTCAGAGGCACGACTTTCAGAGCTGAACATCAAGTGCTGGCCCAAGTATatataatctctctctctcttggttgtttttgtttgttatgtgttttaattaaattttcctTTATGGGTCTGGAAtaattgtgtgtatatatacatacagatGGGGTTGCTCTCCAGGGAAATACCAACTAAAATTTGATGCAGAAGAGACTTGTTATTTGTTGAAAGGGAAAGTGAAGGC
It encodes:
- the LOC120011469 gene encoding uncharacterized protein LOC120011469, whose product is MAESLRITVERNLSEARLSELNIKCWPKWGCSPGKYQLKFDAEETCYLLKGKVKAYPKGSSEYVEFGAGDLVIIPKGLSCTWDVSVAIDKHYKFESSS